The bacterium region AGGGAACCTCTGGACAGGGAGGCTGCGGCTGCGAAGCGCGATGAATCCGCCTGCGCTGCGTCGCGCGACCCTCTGCAGATCTACGGATCTGCGATCGGATCACGCTGCTTGCTCAGGCGGCGACTCCCGCTTCTCGCTCGAATCCTCCCTGTGCAGAGATTCCCTAGCGCATAGGTATTGAAAACAAGTATTTTCATACACTATTATCATCGAAAGCGAACATCCCACCCCGCGACCGCTTTCAATAAACTGATTCGAGGGACTGCGTGACCGCGGACGAGCTCCGGCGACGACTCGAAGAGGCAGGGCCAGAAGCGCTCGCCTCGCTCCTGGTCGAGATCGCCGAAGAGAACGGTATCGTGCGCGAACGTATCGAGAGCCTTGCATTGCGCGGTGATCTCCCGGCGCAGCTGGCAGCCCTTGAGCGACGGCTGAAACGCTTTCGCAACGGGCGTTCGTTCATCTCGTACGGAGAGAGTGGCGATTTTGCGCGCGGTCTTGAGGTTTGGCTCGATGAGGTCGAATCGTCGGTGATCGCAGCTGACCCACAGTCGGCCTGGAAGCTCCTCGATCGCTTCCTGCGAACCGACGAGAAGATCCTCTCGCGCGCTGATGACTCGAACGGCTCAATCGGGGATGCCTACCGCCGTGCCTGCGCGCTCTGGCATCGAGCCGCCGCTGCGTTCCCCGCCGAACCCGACCGAGCCGACCACGTGTACGAACTTCACGCTGGGAACGACTACGGCACACGTGATGCGATCCTTGACCAGGCCGCAATTTCGCTCTCAGAAATCGAGCTTCGCCGTCTGGCTCGTACCTTTGAGGCCGAAGCCAAGGTCAGCGGGGCCGAGGGAGAAGACTATCGACCTCTTGCCGCCGCCGCCGCCATGGGACAGATTGCGTGCGCACTAGAGGATGCAGCCCTCTTCGAGCGTTCTGTCCATATCCGCTCGCCGCAGCCCAATTCGCTCCAAGCCGAACGCATCGCGGAGCGGTACCTACAGTTCGGTCCGGTCGCGAAAGCGGTCGAGTGGCTCCGCCAGACAACAGATGGTTCGGATGCGGGGGTCGGCCGACTCGATCTTCTAGCAGACGCGTATGAGAAACTGGATGATGCAGCGGGGCTCCTAGATGCACGCCGACGGCTCTTTGAGCGTTCGTTCTCCGCAGACCGATTCTCGCAGTACATGGCCCTTCTCCCCTCTGACGCTCGGGACGCGGTGCGTCGAGACGCCCTGGAACGTGCCGCGCGATGCAACGGCGCTCCGGTCGCTGCAGCTCAGTTTCTACTTGAAATTGGAGAAGCAGAGGAGGCGTCCAGACTCGTTCTTCGACTCCGCGGGCACCTGCCTGACGAGTTCTACACACACGTACTCACACTCGCCCAGCGCTTTGAGAAGGAAGGATGCGCTCTGCCCGCGGTTGCCTGCTACCGCGCGCTTACGGAGGAGATTCTAGGCGCTGCGCGTACCCGGGCTTATCGACACGCGAAGCGTTACGTCGATCGTCTGACGGCATTGCACGACGCTGTCCCAGACTACGGCGAGCTTCCCGACTATGACGACTATCTGGCCGGCCTACGCAAGCGCCATGGCCGCAAGCACAGTTTCTGGCGCCTCCTTTCGGACCTTCCCTGACCCCAGGTCCTGGGAGCTAGACATCCTCAACATGCTTCTAAGCGCCAAGCTGACGATGCATACGCGCTCCTCGACCTGCTTGAGACGCGGGACCCAGCGTTCGCCGAACTAGTCAGAGAAACTTCTAGGCAAGAGGCACGAGCTAGCGTTGCAAGGCGCAGAATTGTCGATTCATGACCCGGTGAGCGGAGGCTGAAAGCGAAATTCTAGCCGATGTCAAATGCCTCGCGGCTTGCGCCGCTCCGAAGTCCCTTTGCAGCTGCCCGGCTGCCCGCGTCCGTTCGAGAGCCCCCAGATTCCCCGACTGCCGGCTCTCAACAGCCGAAAATGGATGGTCTTATTAGGGAGACAGGGGTGCTATACTTCCTATCCGCGCTGCCTCGGCGCTGGCATATGAAGATCCACGAGCTCAAGACCTGGCCTGATCAGTTCAGCGCCATGCGCTACGGGATGAAGACTGGCGACGTCCGGCGGAACGATCGGAACTTCCAACCCGGCGACCTGGTGCGTTTCCTCGAGTGGGAGCTGGACAGGAACAAGGACGCCGGGGTGATCGATGCGCTCCTGAGCGGCGGGAGGACGAGGCTCGACCGCTGGGGGGCCGGAGGTGAGCAGGCGGTGCTCAAGCAGGCTCGTCGGGCCAGAAGTCGGGCTCGGGTTCTGGTGCCGGGCGGGCCGGGCCAGATTGGCTCGGTCGAATCGATCAACGGCCCGGTCCCTGGACTGCCAGGAGTCCTCAACCTTTTAGGTACAGGTCTTAGCGTTGACCCGCAGTCTGGAGAGGTGGTGGGCACGTCGTTCAGCCTAGGCATAGGACCCTCACTCTGCGGATGTTCAACTACGAAGAGCATCGGGCCATCGTTTGGTCTGCCGGAGAAAGTCGACTTCGTGGGGCCACTCGTGAAGGCCGCTGAGTTCTTGACTGACTTCTTTACCGCGCCCCTCGCGCCCCCCGGAGCCGGCGGGTTCGACCTCCAACCGTCGGCGGCGTCCGGTGGGTTCCTGCTCTATCCCAGCCGTCCGAACACGAACTCCATTCGGACCTCATATGCAAAGTGAGAGTAGGTGGCTATGATCGGGTTAGTCAGATGCGCGTCAAAGGGGGCCGATCCTGTTGTGGCGAGTGTACTTTGCGCTGGACCTATTCTTGGTCGTGGGCCAAGCAGTCGTTCTAGCACAATACTATGAATCGGCGTTCGTCGCCTCAAGTCTCGTAAGCCTCGGGGCGCAGACGCTCTCCCTCCTTGCCGTCTATAGCGTGGCGTTTTCGAGGAGGGTTCTCCCGAAGAGCTTCTGGCGCCTGTGGCTAGGCCCAGCAGTTGTGCTGCTGTTGTGGTTCAACACTTCGGTCCCTCACCATACGCCGTCGCAGGTGGCTTTGCTGGGCGAAGCAGGCCTTCCAATCTACCCCGCGTGGCTGGTTAGAACTTTCCGGTTCGCCCTCTTCGCTCCCGCTATTGTCGCTGTTTATCTGTTGGGGTTTAGTTCCTCGGAAGCCGCGGGTGATGCGACTTGAATTCGGGACCGTGGTATTCGGATGGTCGGCGGCGTCGCTGAAACCGTCGGCGGCACCGTATTCGCTGTTGGTGTGTCCTGAGTTTTTCGGAGGCGAATTTCTGGATTCTGTTGCCATAATCGTGAAGG contains the following coding sequences:
- a CDS encoding DUF3850 domain-containing protein — its product is MLYFLSALPRRWHMKIHELKTWPDQFSAMRYGMKTGDVRRNDRNFQPGDLVRFLEWELDRNKDAGVIDALLSGGRTRLDRWGAGGEQAVLKQARRARSRARVLVPGGPGQIGSVESINGPVPGLPGVLNLLGTGLSVDPQSGEVVGTSFSLGIGPSLCGCSTTKSIGPSFGLPEKVDFVGPLVKAAEFLTDFFTAPLAPPGAGGFDLQPSAASGGFLLYPSRPNTNSIRTSYAK